In Amia ocellicauda isolate fAmiCal2 chromosome 5, fAmiCal2.hap1, whole genome shotgun sequence, a genomic segment contains:
- the fbxw10 gene encoding F-box and WD repeat domain containing protein 10B: protein MKPSEQRQTCEFRLDRAQDLTCGGGGGGDAAAVSICGRCQSCHCRARLAASSRWFLRAGDACKRRFVTGLIMRCHSPDLLEKTRHVLRATLAKDFTYSRSRPQPSLPGDSGTWGGDRALDPGLLRREMLDTWDWFGRSPYWTKANYLLGLLALCSAQLLHVVGNLVRVLIIRHKRHSLRSQTTVLDDVEDDSSSIPESHYSFRSEDRPGLELLMQASSSYGHITMEMGPSGWGLESIDVLGETDLIAESTEDRPAQEGPWATEEPEALSDSVAAGAGWESESESVSSEDPALSVIPSSSRSLSGVSRYRDFVRRLPVHLAKCILGLLDKTSLVNCLCVSRHWRYLAEEIQKEALVRRNVENQAMILQGTSSSGVNPVYAKIRDVLVPLTQEEKQNIPFENLGNQMKSKDKGLEAAYSGTKTKCIQMEERNVYCGTYNILVLNEHEDPSRVVHFNGGKLVAIGSKDRHVRLLDMANVREVPPLIHGHAGSIRAVLLCEERGFVISASYDLSIRCWNLKTGVCMKIFRGHLGTINCLDLHGNRLVSGAKDCKVKVWNVLTGKSFSKLKFKHQDPVMCVKIDKSCVVSSCRRGLIKVWHIESGSLLKMVEGHRGAVKCLFFDQWHILSGGADGYVMAWSTSRDFQRCLMAFRHPKEVHCLAFLYLRVVSGCADGKIRIFDFLTGDCLRVIKANSKQNPVLSLHIHKNSIVMNTKASILLFQFSEVKWDYSIPAEREAEAGGERWSRGPALSKHPYPYVRAQRMRRVGSSNRKIFHPQGPDGEGHGEGLSHHAGSLSAQNMHRAQSAQQASLRPATWGEFVSYRRSTAYIDLQPEFMAKPPSALEPGRPVSGRSPETPRTHGTASSVKDSGRGSPSTRVSLARSELLVLERVRKRGPHHPVSPEHLLLTVNMAHLSHHSDETSKNLGRNAHVRDAWASPASPEPAEKNTEAKMVSKPSQPQPQDRLTSPVGLQEVAKIYSPLVTRTLQLNLRHSLHRHSVRSSIPTPVLVRPRTGSMDPQEPKPRTKRPQTWCGTGHRKVGNFTTTAEVDIPVPQRMLMNVPCRSPKRHVRFEQPLSVPGSNTYHPVDPYREYSAFRLLTITQTKELEQSQDRRYDATQSKRLQDRDKQGKRVWLMKVKGLPITDFIKEGQVYAPELGHDAYI, encoded by the exons ATGAAGCCCAGTGAGCAGAGGCAGACGTGTGAGTTCAGGCTGGACCGGGCGCAGGATCTGACgtgcggcggcggcggcggcggggaTGCTGCCGCGGTGAGCATCTGCGGACGCTGCCAGTCGTGCCACTGCCGTGCCAGGCTGGCCGCCTCCTCCCGCTGGTTCCTCCGCGCCGGGGACGCCTGCAAGAGGAGATTCGTGACCGGCCTCATCATGCGCTGCCACAGCCCGGACCTGCTGGAGAAAACCCGGCACGTCCTGCGGGCCACCCTGGCCAAGGACTTCACCTACTCGCGCTCCCGGCCGCAGCCCAGCCTGCCGGGGGACTCGGGTACCTGGGGCGGCGACCGGGCGCTGGACCCGGGGCTGCTGCGGAGGGAGATGCTGGACACCTGGGACTGGTTCGGCCGCAGTCCATACTGGACCAAAGCCAACTACCTGCTGGGGCTGCTGGCTCTGTGCAGTGCGCAGCTGCTCCATGTAGTCGGCAATCTGGTGCGAGTCCTGATCATCAGACACAAAAGGCATTCCCTGCGCAGCCAAACTACCG TCCTGGACGACGTGGAAGACGATTCCTCCTCTATCCCAGAATCCCATTATTCCTTCAGGTCGGAGGACCGTCCGGGGCTGGAGCTGCTGATGCAGGCCAGTTCCAGCTATGGGCACATTACCATGGAGATGGGTCCCAGTGGCTGGGGCCTGGAATCCATCGATGTCCTTGGGGAAACGGACCTGATCGCAGAATCCA CTGAGGACCGGCCGGCACAGGAGGGCCCCTGGGCCACAGAGGAGCCTGAGGCGCTCAGTGACAGCGTTGCTGCGGGGGCCGGTTGGGAAAGCGAGAGCGAGTCTGTGTCCTCCGAAGACCCGGCGCTCTCGGTCATCCCCAGCTCCTCCCGGTCCCTGTCTGGGGTCAGCCGCTACAGGGACTTCGTTCGCCGGCTCCCTGTTCACCTGGCCAAGTGCATCCTGG GGCTCCTGGATAAGACCTCCCTGGTGAACTGTCTCTGCGTGTCTCGGCACTGGCGCTATCTAGCAGAGGAGATACAGAAGGAAGCACTGGTCCGTAGGAATGTGGAGAATCAAGCCATGATCCTCCAG GGCACTTCATCATCAGGAGTGAATCCTGTTTATGCCAAAATCCGGGATGTCCTTGTACCACTGACacaagaggaaaaacaaaacataccttTTGAAAACCTTGGTAACCAAATGAAATCAAAG GACAAGGGCTTGGAGGCAGCATATTCTGGCACTAAAACCAAGTGCATCCAAATGGAAGAAAGAAATGTTTACTGTGGAACGTACAACATCCTGGTACTGAACGAACA TGAGGATCCAAGCAGGGTGGTGCATTTCAATGGTGGCAAACTAGTGGCCATCGGCTCCAAGGACCGACATGTACGCTTACTGGACATGGCGAACGTGAGGGAAGTTCCTCCGCTGATTCACGGCCACGCCGGCAGCATCAGGGCGGTGCTGTTGTGCGAGGAAAGAGGTTTTGTGATCAGCGCGAGCTATGATCTGAGCATCAG ATGCTGGAATCTGAAAACAGGGGTGTGTATGAAGATATTTCGGGGCCACTTGGGGACAATAAATTGCCTCGACTTACATGGGAACAGACTGGTTTCAGGGGCCAAGGACTGCAAAGTGAAAG TGTGGAACGTACTGACGGGGAAGAGTTTCTCGAAGCTGAAGTTCAAGCACCAGGACCCCGTCATGTGTGTGAAGATTGACAAGAGCTGTGTGGTCAGCAGCTGCCGGAGGGGCCTCATCAAAGTCTGGCACATCGAGAGCGGCTCGCTCCTGAAG ATGGTGGAGGGGCACCGGGGCGCGGTCAAGTGCCTGTTCTTTGATCAGTGGCACATCCTGTCAGGAGGGGCAGACGGCTACGTCATGGCCTGGAGCACAAGCAGAGACTTCCAGAGGTGCCTGATGGCGTTCAGGCACCCAAA GGAGGTGCACTGCTTGGCCTTCCTGTACCTGCGGGTGGTGAGCGGCTGTGCGGACGGCAAGATACGCATCTTCGACTTCCTGACTGGCGACTGCCTAAGAGTGATCAAGGCCAACAGCAAGCAAAACCCTGTTCTCTCTCTGCACATCCACAAAAACAG CATTGTGATGAACACCAAGGCCAGCATCCTGCTCTTCCAGTTCTCGGAGGTGAAGTGGGACTACTCGATACCTGCTGAGAGAGAGGCTGAGGCAGGCGGGGAGAGATGGTCCCGGGGTCCGGCGCTCAGTAAGCACCCCTACCCCTATGTGCGAGCCCAACGAATGAGGCGAGTCGGCTCCAGCAACAGGAAAATCTTCCACCCCCAGGGCCCGGACGGCGAGGGCCATGGGGAGGGCCTCTCCCACCACGCAGGAAGCCTGTCGGCACAGAATATGCACCGAGCACAGA GTGCCCAGCAGGCGTCTCTGAgaccggccacgtggggcgagTTTGTGAGCTACCGACGCAGCACGGCCTACATTGACCTGCAGCCGGAGTTCATGGCCAAGCCCCCCTCCGCTCTGGAGCCAGGGAGGCCAGTCAGCGGTCGAAGCCCTGAGACTCCCCGGACACACGGTACTGCGAGCTCAG TGAAGGACTCGGGACGGGGGAGTCCCAGCACTCGGGTGTCTCTAGCCAGGAGTGAGCTCTTGGTCCTGGAGCGAGTGAGGAAGAGGGGCCCACACCACCCTGTGAGTCCTGAGCACCTCCTGCTGACTGTCAACATGGCTCACCTGTCCCACCATTCGGACGAGACCAGCAAAAACCTGGGCCGCAACGCCCACGTCAGAGATGCCTGGGCCTCCCCGGCGTCCCCTGAGCCGGCAGAGAAGAACACGGAGGCCAAGATGGTTTCGAAGCCCTCGCAGCCACAACCCCAAGACCGCCTGACTTCACCGGTGGGCCTCCAGGAAGTGGCGAAGATCTACAGTCCACTGGTTACCAGGACGCTCCAGCTGAACCTCCGGCACTCTCTCCACCGGCACAGTGTCAGGTCCAGCATTCCCACACCGGTGCTGGTGCGACCCCGGACGGGCTCCATGGATCCCCAGGAACCCAAGCCCCGCACGAAGAGGCCGCAGACCTGGTGCGGCACTGGTCATCGCAAGGTGGGCAACTTCACCACCACGGCCGAGGTGGACATCCCAGTGCCACAGCGGATGCTCATGAACGTCCCATGCCGAAGCCCCAAGAGACACGTCAGGTTCGAACAGCCGCTCTCGGTGCCCGGGTCCAACACGTACCACCCTGTGGACCCCTACAGGGAGTACAGCGCATTCAGGCTGCTCACCATCACGCAGacgaaggagctggagcagagcCAAGACCGGCGGTACGACGCCACTCAGTCGAAGAGGCTCCAAGACCGAGACAAGCAGGGCAAGAGGGTCTGGCTCATGAAGGTCAAGGGGTTACCCATCACGGACTTCATCAAGGAGGGCCAAGTGTACGCACCCGAGCTGGGCCACGATGCCTATATCTGA